The Spirosoma radiotolerans genome has a window encoding:
- a CDS encoding DUF6807 domain-containing protein: MRYFFLSCLFVGAMLTSWAQSNQIQLTHNEAQKKVTVTVDGKPFTAYIYPGPTVLKKPVLYPILSAGGNFITRGWPLDPRPGERIDHPHHVGMWFNYGDVNGHDFWNNSIEVGPEHKGPFGTIVHTGVKSMKSGKDKAELVVTADWLDKDGKVMLQETTTYQFGAGADKRIIDRITTLKAADKEVVFKDNKEGLIALRLARQLEQPSTKPEVFTDAQGVATKVPVLDNAGVTGMYRTSEGVEGDAVWGTRAPWTKLTGTVGTEAVSLVLMDNPNNIGYPTYWHARGYGLFAANPLGPSIFSNGKAAAMNYTLPARQSVTFRYRLLIQSGNLSDVALKQLMK, from the coding sequence ATGCGCTATTTCTTCCTCTCCTGTTTATTCGTTGGCGCTATGCTGACGAGTTGGGCTCAATCAAACCAAATTCAGCTTACACACAATGAAGCCCAGAAGAAGGTAACTGTCACCGTAGATGGGAAGCCCTTTACCGCCTATATTTATCCGGGCCCAACGGTTCTGAAGAAACCCGTTCTGTACCCAATTCTTTCTGCTGGTGGGAATTTTATAACCCGTGGCTGGCCGCTGGACCCCCGGCCCGGTGAGCGCATTGACCACCCGCACCATGTGGGTATGTGGTTCAACTATGGCGACGTAAACGGGCATGATTTCTGGAACAACTCCATCGAAGTAGGTCCCGAGCACAAAGGTCCTTTTGGCACCATTGTACATACGGGGGTAAAATCCATGAAAAGTGGTAAAGACAAAGCTGAACTGGTGGTTACCGCCGACTGGCTCGACAAAGACGGCAAGGTCATGCTTCAGGAAACAACCACTTATCAGTTTGGCGCAGGTGCCGACAAGCGGATTATTGACCGGATTACCACTTTAAAAGCCGCTGACAAAGAAGTAGTTTTCAAAGACAACAAAGAAGGGCTGATTGCCTTGCGCCTTGCCCGCCAGCTCGAACAGCCATCTACCAAACCAGAAGTCTTTACCGATGCACAGGGAGTTGCTACGAAAGTACCAGTTCTGGACAATGCCGGGGTAACGGGCATGTACCGCACCAGCGAGGGAGTAGAAGGTGATGCGGTCTGGGGAACCCGTGCTCCATGGACGAAGCTCACCGGCACGGTTGGTACTGAAGCGGTATCCCTGGTGTTAATGGACAATCCCAATAATATTGGCTATCCGACCTACTGGCATGCCAGAGGATATGGCTTATTTGCGGCCAATCCGCTAGGGCCGTCTATCTTCAGCAATGGAAAAGCCGCTGCCATGAACTACACGCTACCGGCGAGACAATCGGTTACCTTTCGCTATCGATTGCTGATTCAATCCGGTAACTTGTCGGATGTCGCTTTGAAGCAGTTGATGAAATAA